Proteins encoded by one window of Nitrospirae bacterium YQR-1:
- the rpsI gene encoding 30S ribosomal protein S9 codes for MADIKYAATGKRKTSVARVILKKGTGEITVNSRTFENYFSRETLRMIIKQPLEITGMVGKFDVQAKVTGGGPAGQAGAVRHGITIALMKSDSDLRPKLKKEGLVTRDPREKERKKYGQKGARKRFQFSKR; via the coding sequence ATGGCAGATATAAAGTATGCGGCTACCGGTAAGAGGAAGACCTCTGTAGCCCGTGTCATTTTAAAGAAAGGAACCGGAGAGATTACAGTTAACTCAAGGACTTTTGAGAACTACTTTTCCAGAGAGACACTGAGAATGATAATAAAACAGCCGCTGGAAATCACCGGCATGGTCGGCAAGTTTGATGTGCAGGCAAAGGTTACCGGCGGGGGCCCGGCAGGGCAGGCCGGTGCGGTACGACACGGTATTACAATAGCCCTGATGAAGTCCGATTCGGATTTGAGACCTAAACTTAAAAAAGAAGGTCTTGTCACAAGAGACCCCAGAGAGAAGGAAAGAAAGAAATACGGCCAGAAGGGCGCAAGAAAACGCTTCCAGTTCTCTAAGAGATAA